The window GATCAGTGGTGGAGTGTTTACAGGGCAATTTTACCGAGAGAGGGTCCGAGCTCCACCAAGTCGGTGGTGGTTCAGCGAGTCACTCCGCCGGGTCTCCACGCGTTCACACCCGCCACGTCACCAGGGAACCACGACTTCATCGCCTTGGCGACCAGAAGACCCACCTCGAGCTTTCGCCACGTGGAGCTTTTCGACCTGGTGAGGAACGAATTCAAGGAGCTCACTCGGCGCGTCTCCCCCCATACCCACCACTTCAACCCGTTCATCTCGCCCGATTCGAGTCGGGTCGGGTACCACAAGTGCAGAAGCaacagaaacaaacaagaaaagtcCAAGCTTTTTCTTCAAAACATCCACAGCCCAATTCCGAACCTGTCAATCCTCAGAATCGACGGTTCGTTTCCTTCGATTTCACCCGGGGGTGATCTCATCGCTTACGTGAACTTCCCGGGTGTGTATGTTGTGAACCGGGACGGTTCGAACCGGCACCAGGTATATCCTGGAAACGCCTTCTCAACCTCGTGGGACCCGGTCCGTAAGGGCGTCTTATACACTGGTGGCGGACTGGAGTTTGCACCTGAGACCGCGGAGGTGGATATCATTGCCATCACCATTGATGATGTTGACCGAGCGACCTTTAAGAAGTTGACCACAAATGGGAAAAATAATGCTTTCCCTTCACCCTCACCAGACGGGAAACAAATCGTGTTCCGGTCTGGTCGTACAGGTCATAAGAACTTGTACATAATGGACGTTGAAGTTGGCGAGAGTGGCGGGCTCTACAGGTTAACGGAAGGTCCGTGGACGGACACAATGTGTAATTGGTCTCCGGACGGAAATTGGATTGCGTTTGCGTCGGACCGAGAGGACCCGGGTAGCGGGAGCTTCGAATTGTACGTGATTCGCCCGAACGGAGCCGGCCTCCGGAAGGTGATCCAAAGCGGGACGGGCGGGCGGACCAACCACCCGTGGTTCAGCCCGGATAGTAAGAGCCTAGTCTTCACTTCAGACTATAGGGCCATATCAGCTGAGCCCATCTCAAACCCACATCACTACCAGCCTTATGGGGAGATCTTTACTGTGAAATTAGACGGCTCTGATCTTAAGAGGCTGACACAAAATTCCTATGAGGATGGGACACCGGTGTGGGTCCCCCATTTCATTAGGCCCACGGACGTAGAGTGGCCCATCGATAGGCCTGGGTGCGAGTTTGAGGACTTGCACTGGCTCAGTGAGGTTCCTAGCTACGGTGTCTTGAACATGCATCAATGTGGTGTGTAATTACAACAGCTTTGCTCACTTGCACATTTTATTTCACGTGTGAACGGTTGAGATTTAAATAAATCTTATTTAGTTAAATCTTAATCGTGTGAAAGAAAATGTGTTGTGGTTTTATTACTACTACTGTTACGACTGTGTATAAATGTAGTGGATTTACCAGGCTACTTTAAACCatgtaaaaagaaataaatcCATATATTCCTTACCGTCCTTGTTATTTGTACGGTGATTGTAAAAGAAAAACGTATGTGTTCTGGTTCATTTAGAGTCAATTTGGTATTGACAATGAGTTGTGAAAATAATCACTTTTCGACTCTTTTTTAATTCGCTGAGATGAGAAGATGTTGGTAGTTAAGACGATGAATTTCTACTAACCACAGGGGTCAATTTTTGTTCCATCCAGAAGTAAATTTTGGGATAAAACCCCCAATACAACAGTAAAAATACACCAATTACCATGCACAAACTAAGGCTTGCTCCAACATCAAAGATTCCCCAGATAAagtaaaaaacaaggaaaaatttACATGGCATGGCTTGAAACTAGCTCTGCTGGCTGCTGCTACCACAAGTTAAGTCACCAGAAGCCTCCCATCCAACAAGAACATTGGAGTCGAAATGTAAAGGTCTCCGATCCAGCGCCATTAAGTTTGGTACTTTGAAGGGATTGTTGGCGGGCAGTGCATCTTCGCGACGTATTTGTACTGCGACAGAAATCAACAATGATAAATGTCATTTACACATGAACAAGCAGgcatgtgagagagagagagagaggttgaaTGTTTGATAAATTTTGCTCATACCTTATGCTGACTGTATTTCTCTCTGATAGCAGGTAAACTAGAAGTCTGGCTATCGCAACACAAGCGATGAAGAGCATTGATGCAGTCGCGCAAATCAGATGGCTGGTAGAGCGTGTAATGATGCAAGGTGGCATTCTGTTTCCGAAAACAACAGATGGAAACCGAAAAGAATGGATGGATAAGTGTAAGTTGTATTGGAGTTTAATCagtaaaattgtataaaatattaacagGACACATACCCACGGTCTCTTCGAAGGAAGAAGTATGTAGTTGGCCAGGAAGATTGCAGAAGCAGCTATAAGTGATGGAGCATAACAAAGCATGCTGTACTCGAGAAGGGATAATTCCGCAATGTAGTTTGCTAAGCACTCCAACTGCATCGACGTAACCTAGTAAATACAGAAATAAAATCAGCAAAAAGAACCAATGTTTCTCATAGAAGTAAACAAACGGACGAACGGGACATTCAAAAACTCCAAAAGTACCTCATTGGCCCCTTGAGCAGCCCGCAAGAATCGCCTTAAGAAACATTTAGTTGTTGGGGCTGTCATTTCAAACTTCAAGTAATTCAAAACATCGGATTCCATTTGCAAAACCTGCAGCAATGaaagtttatgtttatgtaGCTTAGAAAGGTACGAGTAACTCACGGAAAAATCTTCTAAAATCCAGAGTTCAGCAGAAGCAGGATGAAAACCAACCTCGTCTTTGAAATATGTGTTGTCAGTAATGTAACAAAATTCTTCCACCTGCGGTGCACATATCTCTTCATATTTGCTGAAATGTAAATAATTTTTCTTGTCAGTAATTCAAAACTGGTGATCATGAGAACAGAGAGAGAAATAATAACATAACACGCTACAAATCGGGGGCATAAATTCTTACGATGCAATCATCATACAGGCAACACCGAGTAACTGTAATCGTTGCCTATTCATTGGATTCCCCGAAAGATATCGATCTACATAGTTCACAGTCAGATATAATGTATCGGGTACAAGCCTGTATTCTTCAGCCACCTGCAGTTGGAATTAGAAATTTAGCCTCACAGGATTGAAAGTAAACATTTGAAAAACATACAGACATAAGACAATGGTAAAAGGTGATCAAGTAAACCCTTGAATAACATGTCTATACTAAATATGTGACGCTTCAAGAAACATCAATTACCTCCACAAGCCAATCAATTAGTATAGCGCGCATGCTGGGATTGATGTCTTTCTGAGTTTTCTCCATGAAATCTGTAGCAGGCCTTTTCTTCACCTAAAGTTCATGGTAATTGAGCATACATCAGACACAGATAAATCAAAACCAATAAGACGGTGGACTTCAAGTACGAATCCAGAAAATGTATTGATGTAGAATAATCTCAACACAAGAAGTTTTGATTATATGCGTATATACATGCCAGAAGAAACTGTATGTTAAGTATTCTGCAAAACATACAAGTTCCAACAACGTTGTATTTTATAGTGTCAGAGATATGAACAGATGTCACAAACCTCAGATGAGCGCAAGTGCTTATAAATATCGCAAGCAAATGTTGCACAAAGCTGTGGATCCATGAAATTGTTATCCAGATCAACAACTTTATCATCTTCCAACTCCGCAAGTACTTCTCTTTTGCAGCCAATCCCTGAAAGCAGAAACAAAGCAAAAATGGATTATTGTAGTTCAAAATGATGGACTTAAATACAAGGGGCCAGGGCAAgggaaattcaaaatttagctAAAATATGCCACCTGTTGTTTCGGCATTGTCTGAAATGTAGAGGTTGCTGAATGTCGTCCGGTTAATAGAATCAATTGCAGGAACATCATTGTTGTCGACGTACTCAATGTCCGGACTCTTAAAAGAATCGCAAGTTGACATTGTCTCGTCCATAGAAACTGAGTTGCCATCCGATTTACTTGGAGAAACATCCATGCTGCACGGGCCAGGTATAGCGAAAGTGCTAGGGCCATTGCTTGGAGCAGATTCATCCTTTCTCGGGCAAGATGTAACCTTTGGAAGAACAGGTAGATTTGGTTTAACACAGAAGGGTGCAGGTGGGTTACTCGCTGACACGCCTTTGTTACCAGTGCAAGCAGGAGGTCCCCTTTTCACTTTGGCAATCTTATTTGTGGATGGCACCTTAAGATATGAAATCAATTGATCAAATTCGGGAAACATTAACGGTTAAGACCAAGTGAAACTTCAAATTACATGTATGCGGATTTTGTTCAATGCAATTAGCATTAAGAAGGGGAAGTAAAATCTTCTGAAATTTTACTTCCTATCATTTACAAGCACACATCCAGCACATAAAATAGGACGATTAGAAGATCGAACGAGATAGAAATACACACGAACCAAGCCATCACTTCAAGTCCTAAGCATTTTTATCTTGCTATTAATCCAATTACTAGTAAACTTTAAGAAAACAACAGAGATAAAAGTAGAGAGATATACATCAGTCAAtgcataaaaaaacaaaaattcaaaattttatgacAAACCGAAAATACAAAAAGCGAAACCAATTATTAGCACATACCAAAGCGCACAATGATCCTCCTGAGCTCCGTAGACCGTTGTTAGGCACGCTGTTCCTATTGGTCAGGTTACTCAGAGGCGCTCGCTTCTTTCCCAAATGCGGCTCAGCTGCCACAGCCTTCCCACCATTCCCCGAAGCCGAAGACGACGATGACAAAGCCTGCCGTTTCGCCAGGGATGAGGGGAACGCTGAACGACGGTTCTGGTTCGACATTTCGgatcaaacccaattcaaatttTTAGTCCAAGAAGCTCAGACCCAAGAAAAAAAGGGGCTtcttggagagagagagagagagagagagagagagagagagagagagagagatttttgtGGCTCTCTGGTTTTCAGCAGAGAAAGTGTGCGCGAGACTGATGTGTGAGAATTTGAGTTAATTATACTTTTCAGGCGGGGAGATTGGATAATTTGAATTGGGAGACGATCTGGGCCGTCCGTTTGGCTCGGTATTCGTTAGGAGCGGACAAGGGTGGGACCATGTGAGTTTTGAAACTtagactttttgttttattcggATGAGCCTGATTCGTCCGTTATTTGCGATGTATGTCACAGGCTGTCGATTTTAGGTTTGTTTGAGCtttttgaaaattcaaattcaaacggTCGTCAAGGCTTCAACCCTAAAATGACCTAATTCGCCATGTCATAGACGTGAAACAGTGTACCGGATTTCTATCTTTGTCACAACAATTTAATTTGTGTACGGTCTCCAAATTCAAATTGTAGATCCATTTAATTAGGATGGTGTATTGTCCAACACAATAAAAAACATGattcaaaacaaacatgagATTAATAGGTTTGATTGAAGCTAAATGATAGACCAATGTGAATAAACTCATAATAGTCTGGAGGCGAATGTGACCTTAATTAACAATCAGTTCATACTCAATGGTTCCATACGTACATGTCAAATTTTTTGTATGAGAATTGTATATACCATAATGAGAAAGCTTTACAAGTTACAATGAGATATATATGAGATTGAGAGTGATTGAGGGAGTGCATGGACTGACGAGCAACACACCTCAACCTTCTCCTCAAATCAAGCCCTAAATTAGAGGCCTGAAACACCAATTACAAGAAACAATCAGTTACTCTAAATCATAGAAAATGTGGTAATCACAACTCACAACTAGACACTTACAAGGAGatataaaggcaactttatagccTTAACCTCATTAGGTTTTTTTAGTAGAGATgagagaacacaagctctctccttctctctaaGGGGCTGGCCATGTGGGAGAACACATCTTCTACCTCCCACATCACTCATTATCTTCCTTCCTCTCATCCTTGGTGTCGAAACTTAGAGGTCTCTAACTTtggggacttttggagaatcaTTCAAGCATCCAAATCCAAGAATCCAAGGAGGCtacaagatgaagatgaaggccaTGGAATTCAACTCAAGGagaggaatgaaggccctctcatAGGTGATTAGCCCTTACTCATGCAAAGAGGAACTCCAAAAAGGTATAAAGAAATCTCAATTCTATCTCTCTGATTTAAGTTGAGTCATGGTTCACCACCACTACTAGGGtttgaatttcatggtttagggtttgttttaaagtgcatacaagcataCTATACTTCCgccatttaattgttaaatgcatgcaatatgttgcttaatgaacttagtttttcaaatattttccttCAATTCTAAGTTCATCAAGATGAGACTACAAagattttcatatttacattagtacgttatatatttatatgaatGGTTTGGTTTCTAGGTGAAACACATTGCAAGGATCTTCGATGCCCACGAGGTGGGTTCAACCCAAAGACATGatttgtgagtgggtctttacttttaaatattacatatttatttagtttccatttatatatttaataacGAATTTTCTACGCACACCTAAATTATATTAACATTTATGAGAATTAGCGTATTGAAGGAATTTACGGAATTTTGCtaaatcctacgggatgcacaggTAGGCGAACTATTATGGGATTTTATTTATGATcatgattaatattttattgattaGTATTATGTCCATGTGAATTATTGATTTACCATTGCATGATAGTATTTACATGCTCATCGTGTGTTGCACTGGTGTTAGTGCTCGTCCAGGCTAGGGCTAGgcttcacatgtatgttcacatcatatggtacgctcactttggattcACTGTAGGTGTTATtcatgtcctagattgctataggcaattaggactcgtatgtgatgcacatagcaccagtcttcacgtgattgtagtactagagcgtaagTCACTGTTTCAACCAgtcttgttcatgtcagaatgCCTCTGCATAAACTcatgtgtcagcatatgtcaATGAGCATCCGATATTATATCTTTGTTCATTCGAGTTATTGTGATTACCAGTTGTCATGCATATTATATGCTAAATATTGTGAATTGTTACATTCTAGTGATATTACAGTTTAAGATAAATGTTTTCATActatatgtaatatatatatatatatatatatatatatatttggaaactatacttgttttacggcgaaggATTATTACATTTCGAAAATGTTTTATAAagctttattttcaggcccactcatcCATTTTTTCGCCCTTCCAAGTTCTCATTCTATtttactatactttacttatactctgacgTTACGTGTGAAATGgattcattcccgctcacaagtGCACTCTcacatttaggcacttttagttttaaatttactcacatttccatatcactacactttatggcttcgtcaccttcctggtGTCGACATGcatagctcgattcggagtccaggtggacattctgggtcgaAGTGTGTCAAATTTGTCATCTCTCCCTAACTCCATTAAGTTTTCCATCCAATATAAGTCATGTGCCTCGCACATGACTTGTGTTTAGGGTTATTTCGGTCATTATAATACCTTACTTCCCTTTTATTAATTGTATTCGACAAAAACCTGTAGGGTTTCTTAGGCAATGGAACATTATTTTCTATATGATAGCAATGAAATGGTCATGCAATGCACTCTCTTCTGGTTATTCCAAATATGTAATGATACACAAATGGGAGTTTGCATTTTAGCATGTCACAAAGACATAATGTCATACAGGCTCTATAAATGAGAAACAGGTTGACGTTTTGTGCCATAAATGGAGTTGTAGATGCATATGtgctaaagaaaagtaaaaaaattaagggTTGAACtaagtaaaagtaaaaaaaacttGTGAAAAGATGTTAAAATAACCTAAATAACCCTACACACAAGTCATGTGCGAGGCACATATGACTTATATTGGATGGAGAACCTACCAGATTTGGGTTGAGatgacaaattcaaaattttgtaaagttggtatgacaaattgcttaaaattttagtttatatgacaaattgaaaagtatgaacaagttcatatgacatttcaaaaattttcccATCATTTTAATATGTAGTGTGTTTAtatttggtaattaatcaaAGTAAGCCCTTTTAGTAGAACATCTTATATCATTTTATGTCTTAAGAATTAAACATACAATTAAAATGGAGGAGGACCTTTGAACAAAATtatgtaaagaaaaagaattaaaaaaaataaaaagagagtaTAAGtgtgtttgttgcaccggattaTCTCAAACTAGACTAGCTTTAAGGACTAAGCGGACTGGCTTAAActagactaagttggactaCCTTTGTGAAGCGGTTGATGCAGTATCGGACTAAAAAGCAggataatgaaaataataataattaattctgtttttttttttcttctttttctttttcttgttctagAACACTCTCTAGATTAAGAAACCTCTCTCTTCCCTCAACCCTTTTTCCATCCAAATTCCCCAATTCTGGACTAAGaatctctcttccctctccctTTTTTCGTCCAAATTCCACAACTTTCAAGAATCTCATCTCcttgagagagagaaattgcACATCCAGGGAGGCCAATGTAGCAACCAGATCGGCTTCAAGTTCTAGAAGGTCATCTACGACGAGCACGACGTTGACCCAACCGAAAGGTACCGCGGAGACGTCGGCTCCGATCTCCAGCTCAAAATGATCAACATCTACTACAATGAGGCCTCCGTCCTCATGGATCTTAAGCCCCGTACCATGAACAACATCAGATCTGGCCCCTTCGACCAAATCTTCCGCCCTAACAACTTCGACAAGTCAAGTCAAGTTAGTTTGTGCTTATTCTGGTGGTGTGATTTCGCAGGATAGAGGATAGAAGAGAGGACGCGAGGAGAGGGAGATGATGTGATTCTAGGACGTGAGCAGCCATGAGGGAACAAGAGAAGTAGATAGAAGAGGTGAGAGCAGAGTGAGGcatcttagctagtcccatggttttgGAGGGGACACGCTAAGACCAGCTAGCCCCGTTGTTAGTTGAGGCGAGTCCGCGCTAGTACCACTAATGTTAGTCCTGAGAGCAAACAAACATGGATTGCACTAAATCtttaatccaatccaatccaatctagTGAAAGCTAAAGAGGGCAAACAAACACCCCCTAAGTGTTCACAAGTGAGAAGAGTGGCAAAATTTGGCTCAAATGAGTAGCTATTTTTCTCGTGGGACCCACTACTTATTGGGGCTAAATGTTGCCTAATTTGTTGCTACCAAAGAAAGGAAATTACTAGCCCAAATGGTAAGTCTAATCGGAGATGAAATTTCTTACTTGAGCTTCATATAAAGCCCCCATTGGCATCGGCCTGTAAAGCAAGCACATCAGCATGGCATACAAATTCATCACATCCATGTCTCGACCTGAGACGAAGAAACCCAACGATAAAATCAATCGGTGAAGTAATGCTTTATCCAGTCCAGACCAACAATCTTTTCGTTCTAACTCCTAAGCAAAACATAATAcacaaaaatacacaaaaaatgAAGGGATCTCCTACCTAATTTGATCTTTGAATTAGAACAAAGTATCAAACAAGAACTACATTTGTACAAAATTCTACAGTAGGCACCGGCATGGAAATTACAGGATTCTAGTTGCTTAAATCCTGGAAGAACTCTGGAGGTATTGATGGGGGACAGTACTTCTTCGCCATGAACTTGTACTGAAACAGATAGAAATGTCTCAGATTGGATCAAAATATTTGAACATGCCAAATTGATTCTTAAATTCACTAAAATGCCGTAATTGATTCTCAAATTCTAAAGATAATATAACTTCATGAAAGTAATGTGGTTGTCAATTATAAGGTATCCCTACTTAAAATCGTTTTCTACTAATATATAGATATTCAGTTTAAATAATACACTTCGGTTTTTTATTTCTCGCTTATCTCATCATAGCATGTTTGTAGAAACGCGATCATCAAAGGAAATCTAATTTGAAAGAAGACAGAGAAGCAATCACAAGGGGCAGTGCAACATGTTCTAAACTTCTTATTGCGACTTCACTTTAAGAGttgaaaaaggagagagaggttCTTGTCATACCTTATGTTGACAGTACTTCTCCCTAACTGCAGGTAAGTTTGAACCACAGCCATTACA of the Pyrus communis chromosome 1, drPyrComm1.1, whole genome shotgun sequence genome contains:
- the LOC137744105 gene encoding cyclin-A1-4-like; amino-acid sequence: MSNQNRRSAFPSSLAKRQALSSSSSASGNGGKAVAAEPHLGKKRAPLSNLTNRNSVPNNGLRSSGGSLCALVPSTNKIAKVKRGPPACTGNKGVSASNPPAPFCVKPNLPVLPKVTSCPRKDESAPSNGPSTFAIPGPCSMDVSPSKSDGNSVSMDETMSTCDSFKSPDIEYVDNNDVPAIDSINRTTFSNLYISDNAETTGIGCKREVLAELEDDKVVDLDNNFMDPQLCATFACDIYKHLRSSEVKKRPATDFMEKTQKDINPSMRAILIDWLVEVAEEYRLVPDTLYLTVNYVDRYLSGNPMNRQRLQLLGVACMMIASKYEEICAPQVEEFCYITDNTYFKDEVLQMESDVLNYLKFEMTAPTTKCFLRRFLRAAQGANEVTSMQLECLANYIAELSLLEYSMLCYAPSLIAASAIFLANYILLPSKRPWNATLHHYTLYQPSDLRDCINALHRLCCDSQTSSLPAIREKYSQHKYKYVAKMHCPPTIPSKYQT
- the LOC137744093 gene encoding uncharacterized protein; the encoded protein is MNPKSVICFLLHLAALWLCTAADHDGSSIVFTTLGRLDYNFDIFTLPIRGPPSSTTETQITDGKSVNFNGHFPNKTRIQSPTRSDPYLQLIYVTERNGFSNIFYDAVYLNSPTASSGRRSTLEVSDRVQVPLLSLEQGQNRLSMKDRPTLTGDYLVYVSTHEDSGVPRTSSAAVYSTHLDSGVTRRLTPRGVADFSPAVSPSGIWTAVASYGPRGWTGEVEDLSTDIYVFLTGDGTRRVKVVEHGGWPGWVDDSTIYFHRRGEDQWWSVYRAILPREGPSSTKSVVVQRVTPPGLHAFTPATSPGNHDFIALATRRPTSSFRHVELFDLVRNEFKELTRRVSPHTHHFNPFISPDSSRVGYHKCRSNRNKQEKSKLFLQNIHSPIPNLSILRIDGSFPSISPGGDLIAYVNFPGVYVVNRDGSNRHQVYPGNAFSTSWDPVRKGVLYTGGGLEFAPETAEVDIIAITIDDVDRATFKKLTTNGKNNAFPSPSPDGKQIVFRSGRTGHKNLYIMDVEVGESGGLYRLTEGPWTDTMCNWSPDGNWIAFASDREDPGSGSFELYVIRPNGAGLRKVIQSGTGGRTNHPWFSPDSKSLVFTSDYRAISAEPISNPHHYQPYGEIFTVKLDGSDLKRLTQNSYEDGTPVWVPHFIRPTDVEWPIDRPGCEFEDLHWLSEVPSYGVLNMHQCGV